The following coding sequences are from one Leptolyngbya sp. NIES-3755 window:
- a CDS encoding binding-protein-dependent transport system inner membrane protein (similar to AA sequence:cyanobase_aa:LBDG_09170) — MLKVQSFRWWIWLMYGGLILYAIVTFIPFLWALSASFKPLSEISAGGTNFIPQEFTLENYRQIFLQEPLFGRWLFNSAIVAIFVTLFNLLFNSMAGYALARIRFPGNGLLFFLILAVLVVPAQITLLPRFLILKSLGWLNSYQGLIVPTMVNATFIFMMRQFFINFPKELEEAAQLDGLNRFETFFQIVLPLAKPALAAQTIFIFMSSWNEFLLPLVVMSNPEMFTLPIGLNAFKGQYVTFWNYIMAASMVFTLPALVIYAFFNRYFIQGVTFTGGKS, encoded by the coding sequence ATGCTAAAAGTACAGAGTTTTCGCTGGTGGATTTGGTTGATGTATGGCGGACTGATTCTTTATGCGATCGTCACTTTTATACCCTTTCTCTGGGCGCTTTCTGCCTCCTTCAAGCCGCTTTCAGAAATTTCAGCAGGTGGAACAAATTTTATTCCCCAGGAATTCACACTTGAAAACTATAGGCAGATTTTTTTACAAGAACCGCTGTTTGGAAGATGGCTATTTAATAGTGCGATCGTTGCAATTTTCGTCACGCTTTTCAATCTCTTATTCAACTCAATGGCAGGATACGCACTCGCCAGAATTCGCTTTCCTGGAAACGGTTTATTGTTCTTCTTAATTCTGGCAGTTTTAGTAGTTCCTGCTCAAATTACATTACTGCCTAGATTTCTCATTCTCAAATCATTAGGTTGGCTCAATTCTTATCAAGGATTAATTGTTCCAACAATGGTGAATGCTACTTTTATTTTCATGATGCGGCAATTCTTTATCAACTTCCCAAAAGAGCTAGAAGAAGCTGCACAACTCGACGGATTGAATCGATTTGAGACCTTTTTTCAGATTGTTTTACCGTTAGCAAAACCCGCTCTCGCAGCGCAAACAATTTTTATCTTCATGAGTTCATGGAACGAATTTTTATTGCCGCTTGTTGTCATGTCCAATCCTGAAATGTTCACCTTACCGATCGGCTTAAATGCGTTCAAAGGTCAATATGTAACTTTCTGGAATTACATCATGGCAGCTTCGATGGTGTTTACCCTTCCTGCGCTTGTGATCTACGCCTTTTTCAATCGTTATTTCATTCAGGGAGTCACCTTTACAGGAGGCAAATCTTAG
- a CDS encoding ABC transporter substrate-binding protein (similar to AA sequence:cyanobase_aa:LBDG_09190) gives MRKLIPSSIAIALLCFTVGCRSNNTNQVEITLSGWQSSPNEGRLLDQVIREFEAKNPTIKVKREVINSQYMDVIRTRLIGEVAPDVFYLEAFEAPSLIKYGVLEPLNSYIKPDFKLNDFEPNLLNAFKRDGNVYGIPKDFSTLALFYNSTALKNAGITQPPRTWDEMRAAAKKLTVQKNDQVERYGMGVVAELPRQTFMIKAFGGQLVDQNNFAAFASPQGLEGLQLVVDQYRRDRTAAQASDVGANSNSEAFGQGRVAMTLDGAWAIPYLKETFPKLNFQVAEVPKINDRQGTMLYTVAYVMNRQSKQKEAAWKLIQFLTDEAGMKTWAKQGVALPSRRSVLAEMNYDRNPIYSPFVSGAKYGTIWQAGETLPTIVTSFDNQFVSALLGQQPLPDAMKRAQETANREIYLSQ, from the coding sequence ATGAGAAAGTTGATTCCAAGTTCGATCGCGATCGCGTTACTTTGCTTCACAGTCGGTTGTCGATCGAACAATACCAATCAAGTTGAAATTACGCTTAGCGGTTGGCAAAGTAGCCCGAATGAGGGGAGATTACTTGATCAAGTCATTCGAGAATTTGAGGCAAAAAATCCAACGATTAAAGTAAAACGAGAAGTGATCAATAGCCAATATATGGATGTGATCAGAACTCGTTTGATCGGAGAAGTTGCTCCTGATGTGTTTTATTTAGAAGCCTTTGAAGCGCCATCTTTAATCAAATACGGTGTGTTAGAACCGCTGAATTCTTATATAAAACCGGACTTCAAACTGAATGATTTTGAACCGAATTTATTGAACGCATTTAAGCGAGATGGAAATGTTTATGGGATTCCAAAAGACTTCTCAACGCTGGCATTATTCTACAATTCAACTGCTTTGAAAAATGCTGGAATCACTCAACCACCGAGAACATGGGACGAGATGAGAGCCGCCGCGAAGAAATTAACAGTTCAAAAGAACGATCAAGTCGAACGGTATGGAATGGGCGTTGTTGCAGAATTGCCCCGACAAACATTCATGATCAAAGCGTTTGGGGGACAGCTTGTAGACCAGAATAATTTTGCTGCATTTGCTAGTCCACAAGGGCTTGAAGGCTTGCAGCTTGTGGTTGATCAATATCGGCGCGATCGTACTGCGGCTCAAGCATCCGATGTCGGGGCGAACTCGAACAGTGAAGCCTTTGGACAGGGACGAGTCGCGATGACGCTGGATGGCGCTTGGGCGATTCCTTATCTCAAAGAAACGTTTCCGAAACTGAATTTTCAAGTTGCAGAAGTTCCGAAGATTAACGATCGACAAGGCACGATGCTGTACACGGTTGCGTATGTGATGAATCGGCAATCGAAACAAAAAGAGGCAGCCTGGAAATTGATTCAATTCCTAACCGATGAAGCGGGAATGAAAACCTGGGCAAAGCAAGGCGTGGCACTACCCTCCCGTCGATCAGTGCTGGCAGAAATGAACTACGATCGCAATCCGATTTATTCGCCATTTGTATCAGGGGCGAAGTATGGAACGATTTGGCAAGCAGGTGAAACTTTACCGACGATCGTGACGAGTTTTGACAATCAATTTGTCAGTGCATTACTCGGACAGCAACCATTACCCGATGCAATGAAACGCGCTCAAGAAACTGCAAATCGAGAAATTTATCTATCGCAATGA
- a CDS encoding CUT1 family carbohydrate ABC transporter (similar to AA sequence:cyanobase_aa:LBDG_09180), producing MILKQKLRDTLSGYGFMTPAIIILGVFLAVPVIYAIVLSFYRVQLLGEVDFRFAGLRNFIRIQDDERVWIALSNTIQYVLIVVPCQTILALILALLLNAKIRGRSWFRVAFFLPTVTSSAVLTLIFMWIYNSNGLLNNFLRFVRLPTYNWLGDPEVALKGIMLMNIWATAPLFMVIYLAALQDIPESLYEAASIDGATTWEKFWCITLPFLKPVTFFVITIGIIGTFQLFDQSYIFSNGSGGPDNSTLTIVLLIYQYAFNRLDMGYALALTLILALTIMIATLIQRYFFKEESLD from the coding sequence ATGATATTAAAACAAAAACTCAGAGATACCTTGTCCGGTTATGGCTTTATGACCCCAGCTATTATTATTCTGGGTGTCTTTCTTGCAGTCCCTGTGATTTATGCGATCGTACTTTCCTTTTATCGTGTTCAACTCCTTGGAGAAGTCGATTTTCGCTTTGCTGGATTGAGAAACTTTATCCGAATTCAAGACGATGAACGAGTTTGGATCGCACTCAGTAATACGATTCAATATGTTTTGATTGTGGTTCCATGTCAAACGATTCTTGCGTTGATTTTGGCACTGTTATTAAATGCTAAGATTCGGGGTCGAAGTTGGTTTCGAGTGGCATTCTTTTTGCCGACTGTTACATCTTCTGCGGTGTTAACCTTGATCTTTATGTGGATCTACAACTCGAATGGATTACTCAATAATTTCCTTCGTTTTGTGCGTCTTCCTACTTACAATTGGTTGGGCGATCCAGAGGTGGCACTAAAGGGAATTATGCTGATGAATATTTGGGCGACTGCGCCTTTATTTATGGTGATTTATTTAGCAGCATTGCAAGATATTCCAGAGAGTTTGTATGAAGCCGCTTCGATCGATGGGGCAACCACTTGGGAGAAGTTCTGGTGTATTACACTCCCGTTTTTGAAGCCTGTTACTTTCTTCGTAATCACAATTGGGATTATTGGCACGTTCCAATTGTTTGACCAGTCCTATATTTTCTCGAATGGATCAGGTGGACCGGATAATTCAACTTTAACGATCGTACTTCTCATTTATCAATATGCGTTCAATCGATTAGACATGGGGTATGCACTCGCACTTACCTTAATTCTTGCACTCACGATTATGATCGCGACTTTGATTCAACGGTATTTTTTCAAGGAAGAGAGTTTAGATTAA
- a CDS encoding protein serine/threonine phosphatase (similar to AA sequence:cyanobase_aa:LBDG_51370) produces the protein MYDLANFTKDDMRHCAIKLRNMDERSHSMEETASRMVRYLYENLTDPRTGKSACALVRFFKTHPYGDLSPDLQEAAQAILKGRSIIRATKCLTLLATAGDEKYWNDRRDSTGHQAIPLIDEDFVYRAPMILQLIQQFGLEVSAVVDTAPTLITKLSHKAFNVFHVPEALNSPHIPAQAQFVVPYKVQSVLGFGGMLPSGNLFAVILFSKVPISLTTAGHFKWISAYVRIAVESFDRTNVFTPAPEIVYR, from the coding sequence ATGTACGACCTCGCAAATTTCACAAAAGACGATATGCGACACTGTGCGATCAAACTCCGGAATATGGACGAGCGATCGCACAGTATGGAAGAAACCGCTAGTCGAATGGTTCGTTATCTTTATGAGAATTTGACTGATCCACGAACCGGAAAAAGCGCCTGTGCGTTAGTGCGATTCTTCAAAACTCATCCGTATGGCGATCTCAGCCCAGACTTACAAGAAGCAGCACAGGCAATTTTGAAAGGTCGATCAATTATTCGAGCGACAAAATGTTTGACCCTGTTAGCAACCGCAGGCGATGAAAAATATTGGAACGATCGACGGGATTCTACTGGACATCAAGCGATTCCACTGATTGATGAAGATTTCGTCTATCGCGCTCCAATGATTTTGCAACTGATTCAACAGTTCGGCTTGGAAGTGAGTGCAGTCGTGGATACGGCTCCAACTTTGATTACGAAGCTGTCTCACAAAGCATTTAATGTCTTCCACGTTCCTGAAGCGCTCAATAGTCCGCACATTCCCGCTCAAGCTCAATTTGTTGTGCCTTACAAGGTTCAATCCGTTTTGGGCTTTGGTGGAATGTTGCCGTCTGGAAATCTATTCGCGGTGATTTTGTTTAGCAAAGTTCCAATCTCGCTGACAACAGCGGGACACTTTAAATGGATTTCGGCTTATGTACGGATTGCGGTGGAATCCTTCGATCGAACTAACGTCTTCACTCCCGCACCTGAGATAGTCTACCGTTGA
- a CDS encoding extracellular solute-binding protein (similar to AA sequence:cyanobase_aa:LBDG_09200): MSLRFAHLLKFVFTIAFCLILFGCQPAQSSNVIRLTLWQGVNPPPSRDVLQKLVDRFNQKNPNIQVESLYVGQGDQQMPKILAAVVGNAAPDMLWFAPTITGQLVELDALRSLDEFNPPVKSELDPTLANTTKYDGKIWSVPFSTNNVGIYYRPSLFKEAGIKELPKTWTEFRSVAKQLTRDTNGDGKADRVGMLLPLGKGEWTVFTWLPFMFSAGGELTSIPNAEAIREAAIKEIKQKYGNVGSIQIGDPEATPADLNIANSGAIAALQFWRDLMQDGSAILSQPERGYELDGFLAGKVAMQLSGPWTLGQLQATKVDFGVLPIPRGTQAGTVIGGENLFFFKSTPDREQAALKFAEFVMSEEFQTEWAIGTGYLPTNLKSREGQAYKEFRSKEPAIDIFLNQAQFGRSRPIFPGYNRISDNLGRAIESVLLDRATPEEALKASQQRLDLIFN, encoded by the coding sequence ATGTCGCTGCGGTTTGCCCATTTGCTGAAATTTGTTTTTACGATCGCGTTCTGTCTGATCTTGTTCGGCTGTCAGCCCGCTCAATCCTCGAACGTGATTCGGCTGACTCTGTGGCAAGGGGTGAACCCGCCCCCGAGTCGGGATGTCTTGCAGAAACTTGTCGATCGATTTAATCAAAAAAATCCCAACATCCAGGTCGAATCGCTCTATGTCGGTCAAGGCGATCAGCAAATGCCGAAAATTCTCGCGGCAGTGGTTGGAAATGCTGCACCCGATATGTTGTGGTTTGCGCCGACGATTACTGGGCAACTGGTGGAATTAGATGCTTTACGATCGCTCGATGAATTCAATCCGCCTGTTAAATCGGAACTCGATCCAACCCTCGCCAATACGACAAAGTACGACGGGAAAATCTGGTCAGTTCCATTTAGCACAAACAATGTCGGCATCTATTATCGTCCCAGTCTATTCAAAGAAGCAGGCATCAAAGAGCTACCAAAGACTTGGACAGAGTTTCGATCAGTCGCCAAACAACTCACCCGCGATACGAATGGAGATGGAAAAGCCGATCGAGTTGGAATGCTCTTACCATTAGGTAAAGGTGAATGGACAGTGTTTACCTGGCTCCCGTTTATGTTTAGCGCAGGTGGAGAATTGACGAGTATTCCAAACGCTGAGGCAATTCGGGAAGCCGCTATCAAAGAAATCAAGCAAAAATATGGAAACGTTGGATCAATCCAAATCGGCGACCCAGAAGCCACTCCCGCTGATTTGAACATTGCAAATTCGGGCGCGATCGCGGCTTTACAGTTCTGGCGCGATTTAATGCAAGACGGTTCTGCAATTCTGTCTCAGCCCGAACGCGGCTATGAATTGGATGGATTTCTCGCGGGCAAAGTGGCGATGCAACTATCAGGACCTTGGACACTCGGACAATTGCAAGCAACCAAAGTCGATTTTGGTGTGTTGCCCATTCCAAGAGGAACACAAGCGGGAACGGTGATCGGGGGCGAGAATCTTTTCTTTTTCAAATCGACTCCAGATCGAGAACAAGCTGCACTCAAGTTCGCGGAATTTGTCATGAGTGAGGAATTTCAGACCGAATGGGCGATCGGAACTGGTTATCTGCCAACGAACTTAAAATCGCGAGAAGGTCAGGCTTACAAGGAATTTCGATCGAAAGAACCTGCGATCGATATCTTCCTAAATCAAGCGCAATTTGGTCGATCGCGTCCGATTTTCCCTGGCTATAACCGAATTTCGGATAATTTGGGAAGAGCGATCGAATCGGTATTACTCGATCGCGCTACTCCAGAAGAAGCCTTGAAAGCGTCACAACAGCGACTTGACTTGATCTTCAACTAA
- a CDS encoding SMC domain-containing protein (similar to AA sequence:cyanobase_aa:LBDG_18370), whose protein sequence is MEILSVSLKNFKFHSDRAFSFQPGTNAICGENGAGKTSILEAIAWVLFDYSGAYTKEDLIRNGANSAQVRVSFISSRDQRTYEISRCTRSSYTIFDPELGEKLNYTKKEDVLPWLREHLGVPAGTNLAQLFRNTIGVPQGTFTVDFLGTAEERKKVFDPILKVEEYKKVYKELGDLEKFAKAQSEKLERDIQQYDELLQEWDELSQQKATLSSTIQQIQTDLKQWEEQYDRLKSDQEKYSEIASQVLQLTTHLESLSSRIHSDELNIERLEAELEAAEKSVKICTERRDSYQAYLKAEEALRELDQSRSQQEQLMRDRTKRANALSSCESKVAVLAQKGERRSQLEADLKQLEPLIKQQSELERQQKQFNEQLQSCQSWRQTIQRDQKRLAQLQESQQQLSAEIERLEGLGAIVKQIPQLEEQQQRYQQQLSRIEAATQFEADLRQILVQAQKREDIQTKHIQAATTTLRELQQATPLWQPRLEAVLTTLENSSKLNDHLMQNLQGILDDLSQQTVVDRLKQSLKETQIQLRTYRDQESQYRGLDAKFDQEERLDAEVAELRSLIAEHQSQLIAEPELTAQLAKITEQLSALENPRDRSRYLTRDLNTLADLDAERAQLQAELNTAQDAIGKIDEALKAFENLAEQIQEQQNLRDRYRSDYQIYLEHQKSANDYKKRKTQLETAIAQLEQYQEQLKTLIDQKAQLEETYNPEEVKRINAEYQEANNQKISLSTKLPIEMQRLEECETRLAKLQVTQQKRSEAQTQLKQKQKTERFIKFARRSYKEAAPRITERYVQTISHEADRLFRELLNRPNVALQWTRDYEIIVQEGAHSRKFINLSGGEQMCAALAVRLALLKVLADVNIAFFDEPTTNMDRPRRESLAEAIANIKSFRQLFVISHDDTFEKVTENVILVEREIS, encoded by the coding sequence ATGGAAATTCTTTCGGTTAGCCTCAAAAACTTCAAGTTTCATAGCGATCGCGCTTTTTCGTTCCAACCAGGGACGAATGCGATTTGTGGCGAGAATGGTGCGGGGAAGACGAGCATTCTTGAAGCGATCGCATGGGTGCTATTTGACTATTCGGGCGCATATACGAAAGAAGATTTGATTCGGAATGGGGCGAATAGTGCCCAAGTGCGAGTGAGCTTTATTTCGAGTCGGGATCAGCGGACGTATGAGATTAGTCGCTGTACTCGATCGAGCTATACGATCTTTGATCCAGAACTTGGTGAAAAGCTGAACTATACGAAAAAAGAGGATGTTCTACCTTGGTTGCGAGAACATTTAGGAGTGCCAGCGGGAACGAATCTAGCACAGTTGTTTCGGAATACGATCGGGGTTCCACAAGGCACATTCACTGTTGATTTTCTCGGAACTGCGGAAGAGCGCAAAAAAGTCTTTGATCCGATTCTAAAAGTTGAAGAGTACAAAAAGGTTTACAAGGAACTCGGAGACTTAGAAAAGTTTGCGAAAGCTCAGTCTGAGAAGCTAGAGCGAGACATCCAACAGTACGATGAATTGCTCCAGGAATGGGATGAACTGAGTCAGCAAAAAGCAACGCTTAGCAGCACAATCCAGCAGATTCAAACTGATCTCAAACAATGGGAAGAACAATACGATCGACTAAAATCTGATCAAGAAAAGTACAGTGAAATCGCGTCTCAAGTGCTTCAATTAACGACCCATCTTGAATCGCTTTCGAGTCGAATCCACTCTGATGAACTCAACATAGAACGCCTTGAAGCTGAGCTAGAAGCGGCTGAAAAATCTGTCAAAATCTGCACAGAGCGACGTGATAGCTACCAAGCTTATCTAAAAGCAGAGGAAGCACTCCGAGAATTAGATCAGAGTCGATCGCAGCAAGAACAATTGATGCGCGATCGTACAAAACGTGCCAATGCTCTAAGTTCCTGTGAATCAAAGGTTGCGGTATTAGCTCAGAAAGGAGAACGCCGATCGCAGCTTGAAGCAGATTTGAAACAATTAGAACCGTTGATTAAACAACAATCTGAACTTGAGCGACAACAGAAACAATTCAATGAGCAACTTCAATCCTGTCAAAGCTGGAGACAAACGATTCAACGGGATCAAAAACGACTTGCACAACTTCAAGAGAGTCAACAACAACTAAGTGCGGAGATTGAACGGTTAGAAGGATTAGGCGCGATCGTTAAACAGATTCCTCAGCTTGAAGAACAACAACAACGCTACCAACAGCAACTCAGCCGAATCGAAGCGGCTACCCAATTCGAGGCAGATCTCCGACAAATTTTAGTACAAGCTCAAAAGCGCGAAGACATCCAAACGAAACACATTCAAGCTGCAACAACAACCTTAAGAGAACTGCAACAAGCGACACCACTTTGGCAACCTCGACTAGAAGCAGTACTAACCACACTCGAAAATAGTTCAAAGCTGAATGATCATTTGATGCAAAACCTTCAAGGAATTCTCGACGATCTATCACAGCAAACCGTTGTCGATCGATTAAAACAATCACTCAAAGAAACCCAGATTCAGCTTAGAACCTATCGAGATCAAGAATCCCAATATCGCGGACTCGATGCCAAATTCGACCAAGAGGAAAGGCTTGATGCTGAAGTTGCAGAATTACGATCGCTCATCGCTGAACATCAATCCCAACTTATTGCAGAACCCGAACTAACAGCGCAGTTAGCTAAAATTACAGAGCAGTTATCAGCATTAGAAAATCCCCGCGATCGCAGTCGTTATCTCACTCGTGATCTGAACACTTTAGCGGATCTCGACGCAGAACGCGCTCAATTACAAGCTGAACTGAATACAGCACAAGACGCGATCGGCAAGATTGACGAAGCTTTGAAAGCCTTTGAGAATTTAGCAGAACAGATTCAAGAACAGCAGAATTTACGCGATCGCTACAGATCAGACTATCAAATTTATCTCGAACATCAAAAATCTGCGAATGATTACAAAAAGCGAAAAACGCAACTTGAAACTGCGATCGCACAATTAGAACAATACCAAGAGCAACTAAAAACATTAATTGACCAGAAAGCGCAACTCGAAGAAACCTACAATCCAGAAGAAGTTAAACGAATCAACGCAGAGTATCAAGAAGCCAACAATCAAAAGATCTCACTCAGCACAAAATTACCGATCGAGATGCAGCGTCTAGAAGAATGCGAAACGAGACTTGCCAAACTTCAAGTCACTCAGCAAAAACGATCTGAAGCTCAAACCCAACTGAAACAAAAGCAAAAAACAGAACGATTCATTAAATTTGCTCGAAGATCCTACAAAGAAGCCGCACCGAGAATCACTGAACGCTATGTGCAAACGATTTCTCATGAAGCCGATCGCTTATTCCGAGAACTCTTAAATCGTCCAAATGTGGCTCTACAATGGACACGCGACTATGAAATCATTGTGCAAGAAGGCGCGCATTCCCGTAAATTCATCAATCTATCAGGTGGAGAGCAAATGTGTGCTGCTTTAGCAGTCCGATTAGCATTGCTGAAAGTGCTTGCAGATGTCAATATCGCCTTCTTCGATGAGCCGACGACGAACATGGATCGACCGAGACGAGAAAGTTTAGCTGAAGCGATCGCAAACATCAAATCCTTCCGTCAACTCTTCGTCATCAGCCACGACGATACCTTTGAGAAAGTCACCGAGAACGTGATCTTGGTCGAGCGAGAGATATCGTAA
- a CDS encoding ubiquinone biosynthesis hydroxylase (similar to AA sequence:cyanobase_aa:LBDG_09150): MQFAEPRISEYDIAIVGGGVVGTTFACALKDSGFRVALIEAELKSQAVSRAQAYSISLLSSHIFEGMDIWQQIRPQVETYRKVRLSDANSPAAVQFAPQDIGTETLGYVAEHRVLITALQELLQTCPNVDLLCPAKVVKTEYRSDDAVLDVMLDGEVKQIRSRLVVAADGSRSPLRQQAGIKTFGWQYWQACVVTTMKLDAPHNNTAYEWFWHTGPSGILPLPDNRCRIVWTASRSEAEKLLAMDDRAFIETFKSRYGNHFGTPEMEGDRYLFPIQLMHSREYVRSQLALIGDAAHSCHPLGGQGINMGIRDAAALAQVLKTAHDRGEDIASLKVLKRYERWRQWENLIILSITDLLNRTFSNQIFPIVQLRRFSLWFLRNIPPIRSLVFRIMSGLTGRTPHLAQR; the protein is encoded by the coding sequence ATGCAGTTCGCAGAGCCGAGAATTTCTGAATACGATATCGCGATCGTCGGGGGTGGAGTCGTCGGAACCACGTTCGCTTGTGCCCTAAAAGATTCTGGTTTCCGAGTCGCTTTGATCGAAGCCGAACTGAAATCTCAAGCGGTTTCTCGCGCTCAAGCCTATTCCATCTCGCTGCTATCGAGTCATATTTTTGAGGGAATGGATATCTGGCAGCAAATCCGTCCTCAAGTCGAAACTTATAGAAAAGTGCGGCTCTCAGATGCGAATTCTCCTGCCGCTGTCCAGTTCGCACCCCAAGATATTGGAACTGAAACCCTCGGATACGTTGCAGAACATCGAGTCTTAATTACTGCGCTTCAAGAACTCTTACAGACTTGTCCAAATGTGGATCTGCTGTGTCCTGCGAAGGTGGTAAAAACGGAGTATCGATCGGACGATGCCGTTCTGGATGTGATGCTTGATGGGGAAGTGAAACAAATTCGATCGCGTTTAGTCGTTGCGGCAGATGGATCGCGTTCTCCCTTGCGTCAACAAGCTGGAATTAAAACGTTCGGGTGGCAATACTGGCAAGCTTGTGTGGTGACGACGATGAAGCTGGATGCACCCCACAACAACACCGCTTATGAATGGTTCTGGCATACGGGACCCTCTGGAATTCTGCCTTTACCAGATAATCGCTGTCGGATTGTTTGGACGGCTTCACGATCGGAAGCTGAGAAACTGTTAGCAATGGACGATCGAGCTTTTATCGAAACCTTCAAATCCCGGTATGGTAATCATTTCGGAACACCAGAGATGGAAGGCGATCGATATCTTTTCCCCATTCAACTCATGCACAGTCGTGAATATGTTCGATCGCAGTTAGCACTAATCGGGGATGCGGCTCATAGTTGTCATCCATTGGGCGGTCAAGGCATCAATATGGGAATTCGAGACGCAGCAGCGTTGGCGCAAGTGCTAAAAACGGCACACGATCGCGGCGAAGATATTGCCAGCCTGAAGGTTCTAAAACGGTACGAACGCTGGCGACAATGGGAAAATCTGATTATTTTGAGCATCACTGATTTGCTGAATCGAACCTTCTCGAACCAGATTTTCCCGATCGTGCAACTTCGCCGGTTTAGCTTATGGTTTCTGCGGAACATTCCGCCAATTCGTTCCTTGGTGTTCCGCATTATGTCAGGGCTGACCGGACGGACTCCGCACTTAGCTCAACGGTAG
- a CDS encoding hypothetical protein (hypothetical protein Cyan7822_5416;~similar to AA sequence:cyanobase_aa:LBDG_09160) has translation MAGHSKWANIKRQKARVDAKRANVFTKISREIIVAARSGVPDPAGNFQLRTAIEKAKAAGIPNENIDRAIAKGAGKLGTDAPLESIQYEGYGAGGVAILIEALTDNRNRTAADLREAFSKNGGNLGETGCVGWMFEQRGIVELSFAPQKRGRKIEEVSIDEEALLEACLEGEADSYELIETEDGQAAEVFTVVENLENLSQSLKEQGYTVSQVELRWIPQNTIEVTDPDHARSLLKLMDALDSLDDVQNATANFDIAEELMMAAIA, from the coding sequence ATGGCAGGACATAGTAAGTGGGCAAATATTAAACGCCAAAAAGCTAGAGTTGATGCTAAAAGAGCCAACGTTTTTACGAAAATTTCTCGTGAAATCATTGTGGCGGCTCGAAGTGGCGTTCCTGACCCGGCAGGAAATTTTCAACTCAGAACCGCGATCGAGAAAGCCAAAGCTGCTGGTATTCCAAATGAAAATATCGATCGTGCGATCGCGAAAGGTGCTGGCAAGCTCGGTACAGATGCCCCACTCGAATCCATTCAATATGAGGGCTATGGTGCGGGTGGCGTAGCGATTTTGATCGAAGCCCTAACCGATAATCGGAATCGGACTGCTGCTGACCTGCGAGAAGCCTTTAGCAAGAATGGCGGCAACCTGGGTGAAACCGGATGCGTTGGCTGGATGTTCGAGCAGCGGGGCATTGTGGAATTGTCCTTTGCACCGCAGAAACGGGGACGCAAGATCGAAGAAGTGTCGATCGACGAAGAAGCCCTGCTCGAAGCCTGTCTCGAAGGAGAAGCCGATTCGTATGAACTGATCGAAACCGAAGATGGACAGGCGGCAGAGGTTTTTACCGTCGTTGAGAATCTAGAAAATTTGAGTCAAAGCTTGAAAGAGCAAGGCTATACGGTTTCTCAGGTTGAATTGCGCTGGATTCCGCAAAATACGATCGAGGTCACTGATCCGGATCATGCTCGATCGTTACTTAAACTCATGGATGCGCTGGATTCCTTGGACGATGTTCAGAACGCGACCGCGAACTTTGATATTGCAGAAGAACTGATGATGGCAGCGATCGCATAA